In the genome of Juglans microcarpa x Juglans regia isolate MS1-56 chromosome 6S, Jm3101_v1.0, whole genome shotgun sequence, the window ATCAACCATTAAGGTTTTGTTACGATACAATTCACtttttgactatttttttacttatcttaaagatgtgtatatatatatatatatatatatatatatatatatatatatattttttttttatatttttcaagagatCTCATGTAAGGCAACTTGTCTTAAATGATGATTAATGCTTATTCCTCGATTTTGAATGTAATTTGGCAGTTGGCAAAATTTTTAGTGAAGATTATTAGAGAGAAAACTGCTAGGCgggtttggtttttgttttgctcCTGTTACTAGCCAATGTATGGATTTTTTCCAACTGGATTAAAAAATGTGGATTTAGGGCAGAATTTCCTTGTGTGCTTTGATTACGCTTGCAATTTCTTTGGAAGTGATATTATAGATTTGGGTGGTTCCACAACTTGCATCCGTTTGTATATTACCATTATAGTATTCTAATGGATGTGGTTAAGAGACCTCTGTTAGTAGTAGTATGAAATGTTGATACTTGAGGGGCCATTAATGGGTTTATGTTTATAGGAATTGATGGTTTATCATAACTATTATGGCTTTGTTGTGTTTTCAATTATCAAGGTTCATAATATTTCTGTGCTGGACTTGTTTACTTATTTTGTATCCATATTTCTTCAGTGCAGACCTTTGTAAATTTCAAGCCTATGAAATGGAATTATCGAATGACTTGGCTGGTAAGAAACCAAAGCGGTTGACATCTGTGGTTTGGAATCATTTTGAGAGGATCAGAAAGGCTGACAGTTGTTATGCTGTTTGTATACATTGTAACAAGAAACTCAGTGGATCAAGCAATAGCGGAACAACACATCTGAGAAACCACCTAATGCGATGTCTGAAAAGATCATCCACTATTGATGTGTCTCAACTACTTGCAGCAAAGAGGAGGAAAAAAGATACTCCCCTGGCCCTTGCAAATATCAGTTTCGATGAAGGACAGAGAAAAGATGATTATATTAAGCCAACAATTTTGAAGTTTGATCAGGATCAGAAAAAGGATGAAATCATTAACCTTGGAAGTGGTAAGTTTGATCAGGAGAGAAGTCGGCTTGATCTTGCTCGCATGATTATATTACATGGTTACCCATTGGCCATGGTTGACCACGTTGGATTCAAAGTATTTGTCAAGAATCTTCAGCCGACATTTGACATTGTGCCGAACGGTGCTGTTGAGCAAGCTTGTatggaaatttatgagaaaGAGAAACTGAAAATGTATGAGGCAGTAAATCAATTGCATGGCAGAATTAACCTTTGTGTTGAAATGTGGTCTTCACTTGAAAATGTTGAGTATTTGTGTTTGACAGCACATTATATTGATGAGGATTGGAAATTACAGAAGAAGATTCTGAATTTTGTCACACTTGATTCTTCTCATACTGAAGACATGCTTTCTGAAGTGATTAATAAGTGTCTAATGGATTGGGATGTTGACCATAAGTTGTTTGCCTTGACATTTGATGATTGTTCCACGGATGATGACATTGTCCTGAGAATTAAAGAACAGATCTCTCATAAAAGGCCTCTTTTGAGTAATGGTCAGTTATTTGATGTGCGATCTGCTGTACACGTTTTAAATTTGATTGTTCAAGATGCTCTGGAAGCATTGCGAGAGGTGACCCAAAAGATTCGAGGAAGTTTCAAATATGTTAGAAGTTCACAAGTAACACAAGGAAAGTTTAATGAGTTTGCCCAACAAGTCGGAATCAGTGGTAAGAAGAACTTGCTTCTTGATTGTCCAGttcgatggaactcaacatataTCATGCTTGAAACGGCCTTAGAGTACAGGGGTGTGTTTTCTCTTCTGCAAGAGCATGATCCTGCCTACACAGTAGCTCTAACTGATGCAGAGTGGGAATGGACCAGTTCTGTAACTggttatttaaaactttttgttgAAATCATAAATGTCTTTTCTAGCAACAAATTCCCAACTGCAAATATGTATTTTCCTGAGATTTGTGATGTTCACATCCAATTAATAGAATGGTGCAAGAGTCCAGATAATTTTCTTAGTTCCATGGCATTGAAGATGAAAGCtaagtttgataaatattggAGCAAGTGCAGTTTGGCTTTGGCAGTAGCAGCCATCTTAGATCCTCGATTCAAAATGAAGTTAGTGGAGTATTATTATTCTCAGATTTATGGTAGTACTGCTTTGGATCGCATCAAGGAAGTTTCTGATGGTATAAAAGAACTTTTCAATGCATACTCTATCTGCTCAACCATGGTTGATCAAGGTTCCGCTTTGCCCGGTAGCAGCTTACCCAGTACAGGTAATGACACCAGGGATAGACTAAGGGGCTTTGACAAATTTCTTCACGAGACTTCTCAAAGTCAAAATGCAACATCAGACTTAGACAAATATTTAGAGGAACCAGTATTTCCTCGTAATTGTGATTTCAACATCTTGAATTGGTGGAAAGTTCATATGCCAAGGTACCCTATTTTGTCCATGATGGCTCGTGATGTTCTTGGGACTCCCATGTCGACTATTGCACCGGGGTCTGCATTTAACACTGGAGGCAGAGTGCTTGATCATTGTAGAAGCTCACTGAATGCAGATACTCTACAGGCTTTGATATGCACACAAGATTGGTTGCGGATTGAATCAAGAGGTATgtgcattaaatttttttcatctataaatatatttgaattacTTAATCTATATCTAATTATTTCTACTCTTCTGTATCAGATTTCAGTCCATCCTCGAGTTATATCCTACCACTTGCCATTGAATCAAATTAATTTGTCTAGGGTATATATCTTTGTTGGTTCTTTTATGATGCATTCTTCTCAAAATGTCTAGATTCtgtgaagtatatatatatatatatatatatatatatatatatatatatatatgtgccaaCAGCCAATCAACTTTATTTTGGTTTGATGGTGTTTTTTGTGCAAGGTTGACGGACACATCGGCTCATATGATAATGTCTAATTGTTTTTGACACTCGGGCGGTATCCTAGAAGCTGCTGTCTTGCTGCTTACTTTACCCCTGTCTATTCTGCATGTTCATATGTCGCAGCTAAATTTGTTATTACAACTTCGAGTTATGTATCAAGAGACAAGAAGCAGTGTACATTTTAGAAGACTTAGATTCTGACAATTATGCTAAACTAGAgggaccctctctctctctctctctctctctctctccaaggaAATCTGATCCactttcttttaataaatatttcagttttattgttttctttattattacggggttttttttttttttttttcccctgaatgttttccttgttttattttatttggtttcttttatgttttattttctttgcttttaatGCATCAAATGCTCGTGGACATTGGACAACCAAAGTGGTCCCAATTTCATGGTTCCTGGCGTAGAGACTTTATTCATAGCCAACAGATGGGCCGCGGTAGagaaatcattattttttttgtttgcggTCTTTGACATAGTCTTCGAAGATTACTGCAACGAATACGCTACAACACATTGAAAAGATCAGAGCAATGTGAATTAAACTGTGCTAGGATGATGATGAGGTGCAATGAGGTTGACTGAACTGGAGTCATCGAAGGAGATCTCCCCTCCAACTTTCGTCCTGAGCTAAATAAGATCTAAGCTCCCTGTTATTGAAAGGTTACTCACAGGGGGAGACTTCAAGCAGCAAGATTTGGATCCAAAAAGCCTGGATTTGCATGATAAGATTTGAGGGTATAGGCATTCTGCTGGATGCTCTGCAGTGAAATCATGGAAGTTGAAGATGGTTGGTGGTAGTGGTAATAGTAATGGATGCACTAGAGGGTGATAGGCATGGAAAAGCAGAAAGAGAAGTGGTGGTAAGTTagaagggaaggagagagaggaagaagatgaaaggaagaagagagatgaaaagaagaaagggaTACGAGGGGAGAAAACTCTATAAGAAAGCGTATTATTAAAGGAGAGCTGAAGAGGATGTTTTGTTGGGGAATAGGTGGATGGTGGAGGATGAAAGACGAGAGAGAGCTTTTCTCTAAAAGCTACAGATATATCAAGGCTTCTGGTTTTTCCCAGGCATGGTCATtatcaattattaaatacaactaggagagaaaaatggaagaagacGGCAACTCGAATGCAAGACAACAAAAGCTACTTTGGAAAGCATTGTGGAAAAAGGAAAgtccctaataaaataaaattgtttgcaTGGAGGGCCTGTAAGGAGGGACTACCATCACAACAGAATCTACTCAAGAGAAATGTTAAAATCGAGGGATCTTCTTGTTTTTGCAAGCAGGGAGTAGAAGACACagctcatgcattttttttctgtCAGTCCATGCATTCGAGCTGGTTTCCATATGTTCCTTTAATGAAAACTCTGAGCACAAATTTATCTGTTATGCAAATAGCTTTGCAGGTTTTAGAGCAGAGGCATGAAGATGAGCTCTTTTCACTATTTACTCTTGCTTGGGACTTTTGGTGGAGAAGGAACCAAATGGTTCATGAGCAGGAGAGTTTAGAAGTAAACCAGGTTATTGATTATGCCTTTTCTGCTCAAAAGTCATTCTCTGAGTTGAAACAAGTACCTCAGTCTATGGTTAGAGCTTTTTATGAGTGGAAGCCCCCACCTAGTAATTGGTTGAAATTGAATGTAGATGGAGCTGTTTTTGATGAAATCAATAAAGCAGGAGTAGGGCTGGTGCTTAGAGATGGGAAGGGTAATGTTATGTTGGCTGCTAGTAAGATTGAGTATGAAGTATCAGACGCGCAAGCTATTGAATTATTAGCAATCTTTCGAGCTTTACAGTTGTGTGCTAATATGGGGATCCAAAGACTATTGCTAGAGTCAGATTGCTTGATGGCTGTACAAGTGCTCAATATTGATCTTGAATCTGCTGCTCTGTTAGATCCACTAGTGCATGAAATCAGAAAATTACAAGGATTATATGCAGAATAAAATCTTCAACATGTGTATCAAGAAGGTAATCGGTTGCTCACAAACTTGCCCGGTTTGCTTGAAATGTTGAGGATATCACAATGTGGTGGGATTGTTTTCCAGCTTTTATTTCTCAAGACATTTGGCTTGAAAAATATctgtaaattttctttattgatgaaatattctgtttttataaataaataaataaaaaattacccTCACGACCTTATGCAATAGTGGaaataaaaatgacatgaaGCTAAGGATGAATAATTATTGGGAGAGCTGACAAACGTTAAGAGGGGAAGCTGAAATCATATCACCTAGTCCAGAATGCTGAGGTCAGTCACGAGGTCTAAGACAAAGAAGTGTTGATTATTCTGTGAAGTTTTTCATGTTGGGTTCAAAGACATTTAATTAGCGACTCCTAGATAGATAGCAACTCGGGGAACTGTGTCTTCAACTTCGTTGCATCCAACTCAGTGTTGCTTCGAGCAGAAGCGAGGACCTTGGCATGTTCTTCAAGTGTGAAGTTTGCCCACTTGAAGTCAGGGTCAATGTGTCGCTTGTACATCTCGAGAACATCATTGTGGCTCAATACCCCGGGATTTGTGAAGTTCCATATACCCTTCAAATTTCGCTTTGCCATCTCAATTGAAATGGGTAGAAGCTCATCCAAGCCAGTCATGCTATGTAGGATGTTCACTTTGCTATAACGAGAAATCTTAATTATGAAGTTGCGTGGATTGTTTAGGTCAGATAATATTGCCATCCGACCTCCTAAAGTGCATGCATTGTCATATTCTTTCCACAGCTCTTCAGCCTGGTTTGAAATCAAAATGAACTTATTAGGGCAAACGCATAATCtcaaaaaagatatataaataaacacaaTGATTCTTAATAAATTACCATGGCCttggttttggaaaagaaagaatCGGCGAAATTGGGTTTGTCATTCTCTGTAAATCCAATGCCAGATCCTTCAGGATGTGCACCATCATACTCGTATATACACCCCGTAGAAAAATGCATCATCAAGAGTCCATGATCTCTGCAGACTTCTGCTAAGGTTAAGGCTCCAGTAACATTCGTGCGAATTGTTTTTGCCTTGTGAGACTTTCACCAATCTGCATTAGGTTTACCAGTCACACCGGCAGCATTAAAAACATGGGTTGGCTTAACATTACGAATATCTGCCAAAAGTGATGACCGATCCTCTAGACGCCCTCTCCGTATTCAAATGGAATTCCTTGTTTTTCACATAACTTTCCAAGCTGACCCCCAACCCAACCAGTTCTACCGTAGATCAAGAACTTCAAGGAATGTTTTTTAGGAAAGCCACTTCGTTTGGAAGATGGATCCCGCAACAAGGTATTACTTGAGACATCATGAGATGCAAAGTTGCCATCTTCTGAACCATTTAAATGTCCCTCAGTCTGATCAGGCATCATCAGCATTCTAGGGTGAGGAAGCAGTGCCCCGGAGATGTCACCCCACCAATCAGGATTGTTGACGTACCATTCCATGGTCTTCTTCAGCCCTTCTTCCCAAGTAGTCCGCGCAGACCATCCCAATTTACGTAGCTTCTGATCATCTAGAAAATACCTTCGGTCATTAAATGGTCTGTTCTCAACAAACTTGATGTTTGTCGCTGGGTTTTTTGAGAAAAGTTTGCATATATCTTTGGCCACATCAATAACTCTCATTTCTTCCGTTGTCCCAATATTGTAAACATGACCTACCTCTCCCGCATGAAGAATAACTTCAAAAGCCTCGGCAACATCCTCGCAATATAAATAGCTCCTTACATGAGATCCATCGCCGTGAATTGGAAGATGCTTCCTTGCATGGCCAAGAGGATGAACTTTGGTATTAATTTCTCAGGAAACTGGTTGGGCCCATAAACATTATTCCCACGTGTCGTTATCACAGGTAATCCATATGATCTACCATATGCCATAACAAGCATTTCTGCTCCAGCTTTTGATGCAGAGTATGGATTTGTTGGGAGGAGTTGAGAAGCCTCGTGGTTTCCGACAACAGCATCCTCATCTGTTTCCCCATAGGCCTCGTCAGTACTAACATGGATGAACCTCTTGATCTGGCCAGTGGCCTTGCAGGCTTCTAAAAGGACATGGGTACCAGCGATATTGTTCTTGACAAACTCAAAGCTGTTACCAAACGAGTTGTCAGCATAAGTCTGGGCTGCAGAGTGCATTATGGTGTCGATAGATTCGGTGATGAGGAGATAGTTGACAAGGTCAGCACTGCCAATGTCCCCTTTGACAAACTTCATATTGG includes:
- the LOC121236684 gene encoding uncharacterized protein LOC121236684; its protein translation is MDALEGDRHGKAEREVVVLEQRHEDELFSLFTLAWDFWWRRNQMVHEQESLEVNQVIDYAFSAQKSFSELKQVPQSMVRAFYEWKPPPSNWLKLNVDGAVFDEINKAGVGLVLRDGKGNVMLAASKIEYEVSDAQAIELLAIFRALQLCANMGIQRLLLESDCLMAVQVLNIDLESAALLDPLVHEIRKLQGLYAE
- the LOC121236751 gene encoding zinc finger BED domain-containing protein RICESLEEPER 1-like isoform X1; translated protein: MELSNDLAGKKPKRLTSVVWNHFERIRKADSCYAVCIHCNKKLSGSSNSGTTHLRNHLMRCLKRSSTIDVSQLLAAKRRKKDTPLALANISFDEGQRKDDYIKPTILKFDQDQKKDEIINLGSGKFDQERSRLDLARMIILHGYPLAMVDHVGFKVFVKNLQPTFDIVPNGAVEQACMEIYEKEKLKMYEAVNQLHGRINLCVEMWSSLENVEYLCLTAHYIDEDWKLQKKILNFVTLDSSHTEDMLSEVINKCLMDWDVDHKLFALTFDDCSTDDDIVLRIKEQISHKRPLLSNGQLFDVRSAVHVLNLIVQDALEALREVTQKIRGSFKYVRSSQVTQGKFNEFAQQVGISGKKNLLLDCPVRWNSTYIMLETALEYRGVFSLLQEHDPAYTVALTDAEWEWTSSVTGYLKLFVEIINVFSSNKFPTANMYFPEICDVHIQLIEWCKSPDNFLSSMALKMKAKFDKYWSKCSLALAVAAILDPRFKMKLVEYYYSQIYGSTALDRIKEVSDGIKELFNAYSICSTMVDQGSALPGSSLPSTGNDTRDRLRGFDKFLHETSQSQNATSDLDKYLEEPVFPRNCDFNILNWWKVHMPRYPILSMMARDVLGTPMSTIAPGSAFNTGGRVLDHCRSSLNADTLQALICTQDWLRIESRDFSPSSSYILPLAIESN
- the LOC121236751 gene encoding zinc finger BED domain-containing protein RICESLEEPER 1-like isoform X2, with amino-acid sequence MELSNDLAGKKPKRLTSVVWNHFERIRKADSCYAVCIHCNKKLSGSSNSGTTHLRNHLMRCLKRSSTIDVSQLLAAKRRKKDTPLALANISFDEGQRKDDYIKPTILKFDQDQKKDEIINLGSGKFDQERSRLDLARMIILHGYPLAMVDHVGFKVFVKNLQPTFDIVPNGAVEQACMEIYEKEKLKMYEAVNQLHGRINLCVEMWSSLENVEYLCLTAHYIDEDWKLQKKILNFVTLDSSHTEDMLSEVINKCLMDWDVDHKLFALTFDDCSTDDDIVLRIKEQISHKRPLLSNGQLFDVRSAVHVLNLIVQDALEALREVTQKIRGSFKYVRSSQVTQGKFNEFAQQVGISGKKNLLLDCPVRWNSTYIMLETALEYRGVFSLLQEHDPAYTVALTDAEWEWTSSVTGYLKLFVEIINVFSSNKFPTANMYFPEICDVHIQLIEWCKSPDNFLSSMALKMKAKFDKYWSKCSLALAVAAILDPRFKMKLVEYYYSQIYGSTALDRIKEVSDGIKELFNAYSICSTMVDQGSALPGSSLPSTGNDTRDRLRGFDKFLHETSQSQNATSDLDKYLEEPVFPRNCDFNILNWWKVHMPRYPILSMMARDVLGTPMSTIAPGSAFNTGGRVLDHCRSSLNADTLQALICTQDWLRIESRG